tctctctctctctctctctctctctctctctctctcttccccctctctctctctctcttccctctctctctctctctctcttcccctctctctctctcttccccctctctctctctctctctcccctctctctctctctctctcttccccctctctctctctctctctctctcttcccctctctctctctctctcttccccctctctctctctctctctctcttccccctctctctctctctctcttcccctctctctctctctcttccctctctctctctctctctctctctctctctctcccctctctctctctctctctctctctctctctcttccccctctctctctctctctccctctctctctctctcttcccccctctctctctctctctctctccccctctctctctctctctctcccccctttctctctctctctctctcttccccctctctctctctctctcttctctctctctctctctcttccccctctctctctctctctcttctctctctctctcttccccctttctctctctctctctctcttccccctctctctctcgctctctctttctctctctctcccctttttctctctctctctctctccccctcccacccccAGAGGTGCGTTGTCAGTTGGTGGACCAGTTGAAGGTGTTGGATCTGCAGTTGGAGCAGAAATCTCAGCAGCTTCAGGACCTCACAGACTACCTGCGTAGACGCAGTGAGATAGAAGGGGAGTACGCACGCTCGCTGGACAAACTGGCTGAGAGGTTTACCTCCAAAATCAAAAGGTAAGTTGCtcacagatctgtttgtgctctttcTGTTACTGTTAGTCCTGTGGTCATTGAGGTGGTATTTTCCATTCTAGTATTTTCCATTCTAGTAACTCAATTTCTATGGTTAAAACATGTCCCTTCACTGTGCCTCTATCTTTCAGGAAGGAGCCTTGCAGTGGTCAGTCTGTGGCCCAGTGTTGGCTGGTCCTGCTGGCtcagaccagacaggagagcaaaGACCACAGTGGTGTGAGTGACAGCTGTAGCACTACCCTCACCCAGCCCCTCACACACTGTCTGGAGATCACTCAGCGCATGGCCAAGAGGGTACTGTTCTATCTTCATTAGATtcatttagccaggatagtccactcagttacACTTGCCACTGTTTTCCAGGGAGTCCTGGGGaatcctgtctgtctatctgtctatctaactTATTGGTTGGTCTCTGTTTTTCCAGACTAAAGATGTCTGTAGTCAGTTACAGGATGGGTTGTTGAAGGTCACCACAGAGCTACAGACAGTAAGTCCGACATGATTGACAAGTTCAAGAAACAGACACCATTCTAGAAACAAATTATggcatatctttttttttttttttttgggggggatacaGTGGGATGTAAAATAGTCGTCTTGGTATTCATGATGTGGCGTGTTGAtggatgttctctctctctgtgtgtgtgtgtgtgtctacaggcgTGGCGTACCTACTACCAGTACCACTCAGAGTATGAGTCTGCAGAGGGAAAGCTGAAGGAAGCAGAGAAACAGAAGCAAGGAGCTTCTAAAAAGATTGAGAAAGTAAACTCTTCTCTGAAAAACACTCCTCACATCCCTTTTTATAGTCTAAATGAGTTCAAGTATGGagatctgtgtctgtgtgtgtggatgcgtgtgtttgagtgtctgtgtgtgtgtatatatgtgtacatGTGTTTAATGTATGTGGCCTACCTAATTCCTATATGTTTACAGAGACAGTGTAAAGTGCAGGAGATCCAGCTGAAGTGCACTAAGGCTCGTAATGACTACCTTCTCAACCTGGCTGCAGCCAACACTTCCATGAACAAGTACTATCTTCAAGACCTCTCCTCACTCATGGACGTAAGTGCTGCTTCACAGCCACTGACTGTGTcaactgtgtctctgtctgtggaaGTGTCTAACACAGTCACCATTGTACATTGTCTATTGTCTTAAtaacattttactgcagtggTCTAAATCATGGTCACAGAGAGTGTTTcttaaacaaaagtatacacctcacacacatggttaggGGCTTTTAAAAAatgaagacacctgtaccatatcagatatagagttgaaatgtattcaattgtcagtttgcatcccaatattacactttatatacatcacagaagactgaaatatactAAAACTTTTTGAcgtagaaacactggattttctgagtacataattatttattttttaaaattaattatgaaaaataatTATAACGTTCCACCCATGACGCCACCAGAGGGCGCTTTGGTCATTCGACTGCGTAAATTGTCTGTCTTAACCTGTGTAACTGAACTTAACATTGGTACAATAAGGAAGACACTTAAAACTATAGCCAAACATTTAATTACAGGGAACTCACAACTATACACCGTAACGGAAAACTGTAAATTATACAGTAATTTGgggtattatcaacagtaaaatactcTGAAAAGTTTgactgcagcatactgtaaattatggtgcattgttGGATAATGTTGTGGTCGGAGAAATAATTGCTGTATTTagaatggtactgtaattccaccccacagaatacagtaccgtaCTGTATCTTTAGAGAGCCAAAAACCTTGTTTGCACCCGTGAGTCagaatgctgtaccaatttaactcctATGTGGTTATAGTGCCCCATCAATTTAAAATGTATAGGGGGCAGATTGGAATGGCAGTAAGTCTTAAACCTaatggttgagcattttgccatgtTCTTTTGGTCTGTTTTGCACTGTAGTCGCTTCCTGTgtggaagcctttgttaaggcctcttGAAGTGAATGTGATATATAACACCAAATATTCATTAATATGCTGTTAAGCCAACCTTTTTGCaccaatcccttgtaattacagtaaaatactgtgaaatacaaactCCTCCCCTCAATGAATTTTATTCATGCATCCATTCATCCACTCATTAATTCCGATTACGGTAGCATTAACTATTTTACAATATTGCGCTGTCATTattacacagtacttgctttgatactgtatttatattacagtaggtCTACCGTAATATGAAATACAGCCTTTTACTTGCCACTGAGCTGCCTGTAAGTTACTGTCAAATTCACggcaacattacattttacattttagtcatttagcagaagctcttatccagagtgacttacaggagcaattagggttaagtgccttgctcaagggcacattgacagatttttcacctagtcggctcggggattcaaaccagtgacctttacAGTGTACACATAACATGGTTTGAATCTAACCAATACAGTACAAAACCTGCAACATAACATATAGACTGATGCCAgttccatctctccctcagtgTTCAGATGTGGGCTACCACCTGTCTCTGTCCCGTGTGCTGCGGTCCTACCTGTCCAGCCGCTCCCTGGCCCAGCAGAACCTGAGTGGAGGGCTGCAGCAGCTCCACACTGTTGTGTCTGGACTGGACCAGATTCAGGACAGAGACAACCTGCTACAGACTCACACCAACACCTTCTGTCTGCCCCTCCGCTTCCACTACCAGCCACACGAGGGAGACCAGGTAGACTGGGTGGGGTGGAGCAGTGTCATGTGGGGTGGggagtatctgtgtgtgtgtgtgtgcttttattTTCTGTGACTATGTTTTGAATGTGTGGGCTGTGTATCTGGATGTCATGTGTCTTTGCTCCCATCTGTCTGATATCACCTGATTCTTCCCTGTTAGGTGTGTGAGGTGAGTGCGGAACAGGAGATTAGGTGTGAGATGGAGACCAGGTTACAACAGTTGCAGTCAAAACTCACCGGGTTCACTCAGGAAACGGAGGAGGTACAGTCCAGTCCGatcgatcaatcaatcaaatttagagactttttaaatacttttttcatcaACAGTTGTCACTAAATGCTTTACAGTAACCTGGCCTAGACCCACCCAAAAGCCTCAGATCGACCTTTTAGTGGATGGATTCCATTATGTTCACCTTGAATTCATTTTTATATTGGATCAAAATGGAATTAAATGATGTTGACACTCCATCCTCCCAGGCAGGTAAAACGCTCCAGGCGGCCCGCTCTGCCCTGATGGAAGGTATCAGTGATGATGACCTAGATCCTCCACCCTCCAACAGCCAGACCCAGGGCTCCCTGCTCCATCTCCAGTCCCCGTCTCAGAGCCAAGGTCAGGGGGGAAGCAGTGAGAGCCTGGCCAGCAGTAGCAGACCCAGTCTGGCCAGACGGAGAGCCAACCTGCAGGAGACTGAGGCACTCTACTATGCTGTGAGTCATTATTACACTGACCTACACATAAGGGTCAGActagaagtagtgcactataataggGGTGGTTATTGTAATGATTGTGGTGATGGTGGTCATCTTAATGATGAAAATGAAATACAAGGAGATGATgggggtgatgatgatgatgatgataaattTTGAATTGTGTTTGATATCTTCCCTCAGAAATTGAAGGAGTATCTCTGTAAAAGCTCTCTGATATCCAAACTACAGGCGAAACATGATCTGCTTAAAGTGGCAGTTGAGAAAGGTACAGCACTAACTACTtctgtaatatacacaactgttCAACATGACTGGAGTATAGCCCCATCAGGGCCGGAACCAGGTTCGGAGTTTTAGTGACGTCCGGAACGGGGTAGTTGTGCACTCATTCTCCGAGAgtcgttttttgtttgtttgggagATGTCTGTAGACATGGCAGGCGTCGCGGGATGGTTTTAAAATGGCCTTTTTTCCCGGCATCTTGCAAAAACTCTTGTTGCCTACTTGAGCCCGGAGCCGACTCAGAACTGGGCTAGTTCGTTTCATGTCTCAGGCCCTCAGCCTGTACCGCGAGAGGGCGGAGTTAGCCGTTTGAGAGGGGGGTGAATGTGCTGCTAAAAAGACAAATCCAGGGAACACAGGCGAACATAAAGAACAAACCACTGTTCATGATTCCACACGGTCACAGAGGCAGGCACGATTAGAACTCAGTCAGATCAAGAATAAAGCGTTCTGAGCTTTGATCAACGCTGGGAGCAATATTTAGATGTTGACCCGTAATTGAttttctttattgtgtacaaAATATATAGTTGTATGATTATTAGAAACAATTATGGAGGTTTGGACCTCTGTGTCCTCATATGTAGTTACGCCCCTGAGCCCCATACACAGTACACTCATTGTTGTTACCTCATTTCCCAAGTGTCATTGTGGCCAATAATTTTCTAAAATATAGATGTTATCTTAATCATTGCTTTTTCTTCCCTTCCTAGCTGAAGCAACCACTGGTCATCAGCCCAGGTAGATTTACATTCCTCTGTAAGGCATTTATAACTGCCTCATAAGAGTAACATAAAAGTTTAGTGCACTGTGCTATACTCAACTGACTAGCGGTGTCTCCACCACATCCAGGAAGTCAGTGCGTGTGAGAAGCAAGAGTCAACCCAGCGTCCAGTTCACCCACAAACTCTTCACCGGAGACATGCTCTCCTTCATACAGGCATCAGGACAGGAGATACCAGTTGTGGTGGAAAGCTGCATTCGCTTCATCAACCTTAACGGTGAGCCATTGAAACAGCCCAGCAGAACATACCTTATCATCATATTACAAACTACAAATTTACTGTGTATTTGTCAATGTCttcatgtctgtctgtcaatcCATCCCATACTGTAGGTCTCCACCATGAGGGTATCTTCAGAGTACCAGGGTCTCAGGGGAAGGTCAACAGTCTGAGAGATGCCTTTGAGCGAGGTAGGCCTGTCTGCTGTCCATGTCTGCTGACCCTGTCTCCGGTCTGATGTCCCTGTCTGCTGTCCCTGTCTGCTGTCCCTGTCTCATGTCGCCTGTCTCATGTCGCCTGTCTCATGTCGCCTGTCTCATGTCGCCTGTCTCATGTCGCCTGTCTCATGCCGCCTGTCTCATGCCGCCTGTCTCATGCTGTCTGCTGTCATCTgtctcctgtccctgtccctgctttCTGTCCCTGCTTTCTGTCCCTGCCTCATGTCGCCTGCCTCATGTCGCCTGCCTCATGTCGCCTGCCTCATGTCGCCTGCCTCCTGTCGCCTGTCTCATGTCTCATGTCGCCTGTCTCATGTCGCTTGTCTCCTCTTGCCTCCTGTCTCTTGCCGCCTGTCTCTTGCCGCCTCTCATGTCGCCTGTCTCATGTCGCCTGTCTGCTGTCATCTGTCTCCTGTCTGCTGTCCCTGCCTCCTGTCTCTGCCTCCTGTCTGCTGTCCCTGCCTCCTGTCTGCTGTCTGCTGTCCCTGTCTcctgtaaagtggttatcccactggctataaggtgaatgcaccaatttgtaagtcgctctggataagagcgtctgctaaatgacataaatgtaaaaaaaaaaaatgtcctgTCCCGCTGTCTCCTGTCCCGCTGTCTCTTGTCCCGCTGTCTCTTGTCCCGCTGTCTCCTGTCccgctgtctcctgtctcctgtctgctGTCTCCTGCTCTAGCTTCATCTagtgcagacctgggttcaacatGTCGCTCTTCTCTTTCAAATACTTCATTATGTCATATTGTGTACATATTCTACCACCACCAGTTATTACTATGCATAGTACTTTTTTTTATCACATACTTATATTTTTGATTTGACGTTTGATTATTATTGATATTGATATTAATACTGAACTGTTGAGgagagcttgcaagtaagcatttctctGCACCATTTATACCTGCTGTATCGTGTGTATgggacaaataaactttgatttgatttagctggcctggcacaatggaaccaatgttatagtcccaaaagtgcaaacccagGCAGGCTCAATTGAACacacaaagtatttgaaagaaaacaaatccagtactatttgaacccaggtctggtgtctATCTAGTGAAGCCATAGTCCTGTGCTGTAGTGTTGATCATTAATAATGGTGGGCAGTATGCCCTGGTCGTTCCCTGTAGGAGAGGACCCTGTAGCAGACAGCAGGTGTGACTTGGACTCAGTAGCAGGAGTACTGAAACTCTACTTTAGAACCCTGGCGAACCCTCTGTTTCCTCAAGACAGTACCGCTCAGCTCCTGGAGTACGcacgtaagtgtgtgtgtgtatattgtggAGGTTTTCATATGCTTTTCCTGTTAATCTCTCTCTTCCTTGTACCCAACCCTTCCAGAGATTGACaacgacacagagagagaagttaaACTCAAATCAGTCATCTCCTCCTATCCTCCACCTGTCATCATCGTCATGAGATACCTCTTTGCATTCCTCCATCAGTGAGTATCTCTGCTCAAACACTTTGGTTTAGGcacatatactgtactgtatgtccaAGTCAAGTGATTTGTccatgtcgtgtgtgtgtgtgtgagagagagactaactTTGTTGTTCTTTTTGccctcttctttctttctctctctcgctctccccctgcTCCATCTCACCACAGTGTGTCTCAGTACAGCGATGAGAACATGATGCAGCCCTATAATCTGGCTGTGTGCTTCGGCCCTAGTCTGTTACGAGGGGCGCAGGATGATGATGTCGTTACCCTGCAGCCTCAGATCAACTCCCTGGTGAAGAGCATCATCTTGCAGCATGAGAGCATCTTCCCCAGCCCGGCCGAGCTACAGGGACCGGTGTATGAGAAATGCATGACGCTGGAGCAAGACGATTGGTGAGAGAAAACACATGGATAGATGGACCGCGACCtagacaaacacgcacacacacacaatggtgaTCGCCTGTGTTTATTTTGCAgtgaggagggagaaggggattcAGAACATCACAGTAAAGAAGGTAAAAGGAGGACAGCTGTTATCTTTATCTTTGTGTGTTTTGAGAATCAGTCATTTGACACTGAGATATTGTTTGTCTCATCTATGCTGTATGAGAAACATTTCTCAACTATAGATGGAAACTAGCCAGCTGGCTAAATCTGACACATTTACAGAAATGTTGATTGATGTGCGTTGTCCCATTAATAACTCTTGATCCAGAGTCCGAGTGGAAGGGAGAGCGATCTCAAGCCAACAGCAGCTGCAGTTCAAGACAGCCCCCATTAGGGGGCACTGTGACCCCAGCAGGAAAGTTCACTTTACAGTTCCCAATGACCCCACAGGGATGGCCCCTCTCCCCTGGATACATAAGCAAAGAGTAAGTACCATCAAAGATACTTCGGTAACACTTCATTTTAAAGGGTCCTTATTACATaagtaattacactgtaacaagtattgtaattCATTGTAATAATTCATAGTTACCCTGTACtaacaacatgtaactggtggtaattgcagtCGGTACCAGAGGTGTAACAAcgaatgcttgttaccatgcttgttacaaatgttcAAGTTTC
This portion of the Coregonus clupeaformis isolate EN_2021a chromosome 24, ASM2061545v1, whole genome shotgun sequence genome encodes:
- the LOC121537869 gene encoding SLIT-ROBO Rho GTPase-activating protein 3, producing MTSHVKLRKERAGVVDYETQIKEVRCQLVDQLKVLDLQLEQKSQQLQDLTDYLRRRSEIEGEYARSLDKLAERFTSKIKRKEPCSGQSVAQCWLVLLAQTRQESKDHSGVSDSCSTTLTQPLTHCLEITQRMAKRTKDVCSQLQDGLLKVTTELQTAWRTYYQYHSEYESAEGKLKEAEKQKQGASKKIEKRQCKVQEIQLKCTKARNDYLLNLAAANTSMNKYYLQDLSSLMDCSDVGYHLSLSRVLRSYLSSRSLAQQNLSGGLQQLHTVVSGLDQIQDRDNLLQTHTNTFCLPLRFHYQPHEGDQVCEVSAEQEIRCEMETRLQQLQSKLTGFTQETEEAGKTLQAARSALMEGISDDDLDPPPSNSQTQGSLLHLQSPSQSQGQGGSSESLASSSRPSLARRRANLQETEALYYAKLKEYLCKSSLISKLQAKHDLLKVAVEKAEATTGHQPRKSVRVRSKSQPSVQFTHKLFTGDMLSFIQASGQEIPVVVESCIRFINLNGLHHEGIFRVPGSQGKVNSLRDAFERGEDPVADSRCDLDSVAGVLKLYFRTLANPLFPQDSTAQLLEYAQIDNDTEREVKLKSVISSYPPPVIIVMRYLFAFLHHVSQYSDENMMQPYNLAVCFGPSLLRGAQDDDVVTLQPQINSLVKSIILQHESIFPSPAELQGPVYEKCMTLEQDDCEEGEGDSEHHSKEESEWKGERSQANSSCSSRQPPLGGTVTPAGKFTLQFPMTPQGWPLSPGYISKEAQDLSSSEDITVQVDKEVCRQMNSVFKELLSRQSLPPDSSTSSHPPPQQKKGGIGWRREKPV